One part of the Arachidicoccus terrestris genome encodes these proteins:
- a CDS encoding glycosyltransferase family 9 protein, which yields MKFLVIRFSSIGDIVLATPAIRCLKKRYPDAELHFLTKKKMKAVTEANPYIDKFHYFDGDFRQMARELKAEHFDYIIDLHKNLRTLRLRFILRTKWYCYQKLSIRKFLLTKLHWDVMPDVHITARSLNTLLPLDVKDDGRGLDYFIWEKDRVNIKTLPEFLQQGYGAVVIGASYYTKKLPPEKLTELLDLLNCPVILMGGPEDKVIGEQIIGRTKNKNAWNGCGSFSLNGSADLIRQADWVISHDTGLQYIACAFNKRVMAVWGGTSPKLAVEPYYGTGQTVKYRNYIVPDLPCQPCSNFGLKSCPKKHFKCMRLQNVERIAQDALKGFENAAPMEM from the coding sequence ATGAAATTTCTGGTGATCCGTTTTTCCTCCATTGGCGACATCGTGCTGGCAACACCTGCGATCAGATGCCTTAAAAAGCGGTATCCTGATGCAGAACTTCATTTTTTGACGAAGAAGAAAATGAAGGCAGTTACAGAGGCTAATCCATATATTGACAAGTTTCATTATTTTGATGGGGATTTCCGGCAAATGGCCCGGGAGCTAAAAGCAGAGCATTTTGATTATATCATTGACCTGCATAAGAATTTACGCACGCTGAGACTCCGGTTTATATTAAGAACCAAATGGTATTGTTATCAAAAGCTCAGTATCAGGAAATTCCTGCTGACTAAATTGCATTGGGATGTCATGCCTGACGTGCACATTACGGCCCGAAGTCTTAATACACTGTTACCGCTCGATGTAAAAGATGACGGTCGGGGCCTTGATTATTTCATTTGGGAGAAGGATCGAGTGAATATAAAAACGCTTCCTGAATTCTTGCAGCAGGGCTACGGGGCTGTTGTGATTGGTGCTTCCTATTATACGAAAAAGCTCCCACCGGAAAAATTAACTGAATTACTGGATTTGCTGAATTGCCCTGTTATCTTAATGGGAGGGCCTGAAGATAAGGTCATTGGCGAACAGATCATTGGCCGTACTAAAAATAAAAATGCCTGGAACGGTTGTGGCAGCTTTTCACTGAATGGATCCGCAGATCTGATCCGTCAGGCGGACTGGGTGATATCTCATGATACCGGCCTGCAGTATATTGCCTGCGCTTTTAATAAACGCGTGATGGCCGTCTGGGGTGGTACATCGCCTAAGCTGGCGGTGGAGCCTTATTATGGTACCGGCCAAACAGTCAAGTATCGTAATTATATTGTCCCTGATCTGCCCTGTCAGCCTTGTTCTAATTTTGGTTTAAAATCTTGCCCAAAGAAGCATTTCAAGTGTATGCGGTTACAGAATGTGGAAAGGATTGCCCAGGATGCGTTGAAAGGTTTTGAGAATGCTGCGCCGATGGAGATGTGA
- a CDS encoding TetR/AcrR family transcriptional regulator encodes MHQIESTTESKILEAARQVFMRKGMSGARMQDIADQAGINKALLHYYYRNKQKLFEVVFREAVQNIFIRIKDIIDSETPVIEKLTSIAQRYITELSRSPYLPLFVFNEIYQHPQMITSLFIESEIHHSLKKLFQEIQTEVDKGYFRKIAPPHLLINIISLCIFPFVASPLLQTVFELDAQQLQSFMKERKKQVPLFIRNAVLNF; translated from the coding sequence ATGCATCAGATTGAAAGTACAACAGAATCAAAAATCCTGGAAGCTGCCCGGCAGGTCTTCATGCGTAAAGGAATGAGTGGTGCCAGAATGCAGGATATTGCAGATCAGGCCGGGATCAATAAGGCATTGTTGCATTATTATTACCGTAACAAGCAAAAACTATTTGAAGTTGTATTCCGGGAAGCAGTCCAAAATATCTTCATTCGTATTAAGGATATTATAGATAGCGAAACTCCGGTAATAGAGAAACTGACCTCGATAGCCCAACGTTATATTACTGAATTAAGCAGATCTCCCTATCTCCCGCTTTTTGTGTTTAATGAGATTTATCAACATCCACAGATGATTACCAGTCTCTTTATAGAAAGTGAAATTCATCATTCTTTAAAAAAGCTATTTCAGGAAATTCAGACGGAGGTCGACAAAGGTTATTTCAGAAAAATAGCCCCGCCTCATCTGCTCATCAATATTATCTCGCTTTGTATTTTTCCTTTTGTTGCCAGTCCGCTATTGCAGACCGTTTTCGAATTGGATGCGCAGCAGTTGCAGAGTTTTATGAAAGAAAGAAAAAAGCAAGTCCCCCTATTTATCAGAAATGCCGTTTTGAATTTTTAA
- a CDS encoding ABC transporter ATP-binding protein, with amino-acid sequence MIQVTNISKRYSQILPPALHRISFDVKQGELFGLIGPDGAGKSALFRILATLLLPDQGKININGWDVIKDYKNIRQNIGYMPGSFSLYTDLSVEENLNFFAAIFRTSVKDNYDNIQQIYEQIAPFKKRRAGALSGGMKQKLALCCALVHHPSVLLLDEPTTGVDAVSRQEFWETLESLRKGGMTILVSTPYMDEAVLCDRVALIQAGSILDINRPQDITKKFGQQLWAVKAKDNYRLLKDLRALQQTDTCWLFGATIHLTLKTPADITDVKNHLLKKEHDQLRIEPIQPGIEDTFMELMQPHKEHPSVNH; translated from the coding sequence ATGATACAGGTAACAAATATCAGTAAACGCTACAGTCAGATCTTACCGCCGGCTTTGCATCGAATAAGCTTTGACGTAAAACAGGGAGAGCTATTTGGATTAATTGGGCCCGATGGTGCCGGCAAATCCGCACTCTTCCGTATTCTGGCTACCCTGCTATTACCAGATCAGGGAAAGATCAATATAAACGGATGGGATGTCATAAAAGACTATAAGAATATCCGTCAAAATATCGGGTATATGCCTGGCAGCTTTTCTCTTTATACCGATTTAAGCGTGGAGGAGAATTTAAATTTCTTTGCGGCTATATTCCGGACTTCAGTCAAAGACAACTACGATAATATTCAGCAGATTTACGAGCAAATTGCTCCTTTTAAAAAAAGACGCGCCGGTGCGCTGTCAGGGGGCATGAAACAAAAACTGGCCTTATGTTGCGCTTTGGTTCACCATCCCAGTGTACTTCTATTGGACGAACCTACAACGGGCGTAGACGCAGTTTCCAGACAAGAGTTCTGGGAGACACTTGAATCACTTCGCAAAGGTGGAATGACCATTCTGGTCTCCACACCCTATATGGACGAAGCTGTTCTATGCGACCGGGTCGCTCTTATTCAGGCAGGGAGTATATTAGATATCAACCGGCCGCAAGACATCACAAAAAAATTCGGTCAGCAGCTATGGGCCGTTAAAGCAAAAGATAATTACCGGCTACTCAAGGACCTTCGGGCACTTCAGCAAACCGATACCTGCTGGTTATTTGGAGCTACGATCCATCTTACACTAAAAACACCGGCGGACATCACTGACGTTAAAAATCATTTGCTGAAAAAAGAGCATGACCAACTGCGGATCGAACCAATCCAGCCTGGCATTGAAGATACTTTTATGGAACTGATGCAGCCGCATAAAGAACATCCTTCTGTTAATCATTAA
- a CDS encoding prolipoprotein diacylglyceryl transferase: MYPNLYYLFWDLFGIKISVLKVVNSFGFFVAISFLISAWLISKEFKRRQALGYFTYTEKKITIGQPASFSELFFNFVLGFIFGYKILGIFFTKGAMANPQAFIFSSAGSWLAGIVLGGIFLFLKWKDKNKSKLAKPEQRTVRIWPSDRVGDIVIISAIAGFVGAKIFDNLENWDRFIQDPIGNLFSPSGLTFYGGLIVAIIALWIYFRKNKMRFISVADSVAPILMLSYGLGRIGCQVAGDGDWGIINSAYLSNPDGKLRLCTPEQFKQAAVLFKNHTEQYGIVGEIQHAAFKGASWLPDWLFAFSYPHNVNGQGIALASCNWGQYCNYLPLPVYPTPLYEIIMSLILFGILWSLRKKVTYPGKLFGLYLIVNGVERFLIEQIRVNTKYDIIFHPSQAEIISVLLVIVGLIFVTMAPKIFKPLNLVKPHTSTP, from the coding sequence ATGTACCCTAATTTATATTATTTATTTTGGGATTTATTTGGTATTAAGATATCGGTCTTAAAAGTGGTGAACTCATTTGGTTTTTTTGTCGCCATTTCCTTTCTCATATCAGCCTGGTTGATCTCCAAGGAATTTAAACGCCGTCAGGCGCTGGGGTATTTTACCTACACTGAAAAAAAGATTACCATTGGTCAGCCAGCCAGTTTTTCTGAACTTTTTTTCAATTTTGTGCTGGGCTTTATTTTTGGATACAAGATACTGGGTATCTTCTTTACAAAGGGGGCAATGGCCAACCCACAGGCCTTTATTTTTTCTTCAGCAGGCAGTTGGCTGGCAGGAATTGTTCTTGGTGGTATTTTCCTGTTTTTAAAATGGAAGGATAAAAACAAATCAAAACTGGCCAAACCGGAACAAAGGACGGTCCGCATCTGGCCAAGTGACAGAGTAGGAGATATTGTGATTATTTCAGCAATTGCAGGCTTTGTTGGCGCTAAGATCTTCGATAACCTTGAGAATTGGGACCGGTTTATTCAGGATCCGATCGGCAATCTGTTTTCTCCCAGCGGCCTTACCTTTTATGGTGGCCTCATCGTAGCGATCATCGCCCTCTGGATTTATTTTAGAAAGAATAAAATGCGTTTTATAAGCGTTGCCGATAGTGTTGCGCCGATTTTGATGTTGTCTTACGGGCTGGGCCGGATCGGTTGTCAGGTGGCCGGCGACGGAGACTGGGGCATCATTAACAGCGCTTATCTGTCTAACCCGGATGGCAAGTTACGCTTATGCACACCGGAACAATTTAAACAAGCCGCTGTATTATTTAAGAATCATACGGAGCAATATGGCATTGTAGGAGAAATCCAGCACGCCGCTTTTAAAGGCGCCAGTTGGTTACCGGACTGGTTATTTGCTTTTTCCTATCCACACAATGTGAACGGGCAGGGAATCGCTCTTGCCAGTTGTAATTGGGGGCAGTATTGTAATTATCTCCCTTTACCTGTATATCCCACGCCACTTTATGAGATAATTATGTCACTTATCCTGTTTGGCATTTTATGGAGTCTGCGCAAGAAGGTGACTTATCCCGGTAAACTGTTTGGCCTCTATCTTATTGTAAATGGTGTCGAACGTTTTTTAATAGAGCAGATTAGAGTCAATACGAAATACGATATTATTTTTCACCCTTCTCAGGCGGAAATCATCTCTGTATTGCTGGTGATTGTCGGATTAATTTTTGTCACCATGGCTCCTAAAATATTTAAGCCACTCAATCTGGTAAAACCCCATACATCTACTCCCTGA
- a CDS encoding ABC transporter ATP-binding protein: MPLSNPVQTPAIAVENLTRQFGNFTAVDHLNFQVAKGEIFGFLGANGAGKTTAIRMLCGLLRPSSGEATVAGFDLYTQSALLKKSIGYMSQKFSLYNDLTIKENIRFYAGIYGLSDTQIGGRSTDLLERLRMPAKENTLVGSLPLGWKQKLSFMVALIHQPTVVFLDEPTGGVDPITRRQFWELIYEAAHNGVTIFVTTHYMDEAEYCNRISIMVDGKIAALDSPAALKTKFQANSINEVFLKLVR; encoded by the coding sequence ATGCCCCTATCAAATCCAGTTCAGACGCCGGCGATCGCTGTCGAAAACCTGACACGTCAGTTCGGAAATTTCACGGCTGTTGATCACCTGAATTTTCAGGTAGCCAAGGGAGAAATATTTGGATTTCTGGGTGCCAACGGGGCTGGTAAGACCACAGCTATAAGGATGTTATGTGGTTTGCTTCGCCCTAGCTCAGGAGAAGCAACAGTGGCCGGATTTGATCTGTACACGCAAAGTGCGCTCCTTAAAAAAAGCATCGGCTATATGAGTCAGAAATTTTCTCTTTACAATGACCTGACAATAAAAGAAAATATTCGCTTTTATGCCGGTATTTACGGCCTTTCTGATACGCAGATCGGCGGTCGTTCCACTGATCTGCTGGAGCGGTTGCGCATGCCGGCCAAAGAAAACACACTGGTGGGTAGCCTGCCTCTTGGGTGGAAGCAAAAGCTGTCTTTTATGGTCGCGCTCATTCATCAGCCGACAGTCGTATTCTTAGATGAGCCAACGGGCGGTGTAGATCCGATTACCAGAAGGCAGTTTTGGGAATTGATCTATGAGGCTGCACATAATGGTGTTACCATTTTTGTAACAACGCATTATATGGACGAAGCAGAATATTGCAACCGGATCTCCATTATGGTCGATGGAAAAATAGCGGCCCTTGACAGCCCGGCTGCCTTAAAAACAAAATTCCAGGCAAATTCAATCAATGAAGTCTTCTTAAAACTGGTCAGATGA
- a CDS encoding ABC transporter permease, whose product MTIFHFIKKECFHILRDKRTLLILFGMPVIMIVLFGYAIRNDLGSSKLVIVDNAHDTYSQQLTDRLDASKYFEVSYQLNTIEQIDQVFRKEKASIALVIPSQFGHTLMHAGSAQLLLIADGSDPNTATSRIQYAQAIIQSCQQDMQVAGPQGLHIHTDIRMLYNPELKSVYGFIPGLMALILMLISAMMTAITITKEKETGTMELLLVSPLKPVLIITGKIVPYILLSFINALLILGFGHFLFDVPILGNTALLLLESIIFILTALSLGILISTLTSSQQTAMMISLGGLLMPTVLLSGFIFPLSSMPWPLRWIANLIPAKWFILILKDIMLKGSGWRQVWEETLILLVMTTLFTGLSIQKFKIRLDK is encoded by the coding sequence ATGACGATTTTTCATTTTATAAAAAAGGAATGCTTTCATATCCTGCGTGACAAACGCACATTGCTGATATTATTTGGCATGCCTGTCATTATGATCGTGTTATTTGGGTATGCCATTCGCAATGACCTGGGCAGCTCAAAACTCGTCATTGTAGATAATGCCCATGACACCTACAGTCAGCAACTCACTGACCGGCTGGACGCTTCCAAATATTTTGAGGTAAGTTACCAACTTAACACTATTGAACAAATTGATCAGGTATTCAGAAAAGAAAAGGCAAGCATTGCACTGGTGATCCCCAGTCAGTTCGGCCATACCCTGATGCATGCCGGCTCTGCCCAGCTCCTCCTGATCGCAGATGGTTCAGATCCCAATACCGCTACTTCCCGAATTCAATATGCGCAAGCCATTATACAGAGCTGCCAGCAGGACATGCAAGTAGCAGGCCCGCAGGGCTTGCATATTCACACCGATATCCGCATGTTATATAACCCCGAATTAAAAAGTGTATATGGATTTATTCCAGGGCTGATGGCTTTAATCCTCATGTTGATTTCGGCCATGATGACGGCTATTACCATCACAAAAGAAAAGGAAACGGGCACCATGGAGCTGCTTTTGGTGTCGCCACTAAAACCGGTACTCATTATCACCGGTAAGATCGTCCCATATATTTTGCTTTCCTTTATTAATGCACTGCTCATTTTAGGATTCGGACATTTTTTATTCGATGTCCCTATTTTGGGAAATACCGCTTTATTGCTATTAGAGAGCATCATATTTATCCTGACGGCCTTATCGCTGGGCATTTTGATCTCCACCCTGACAAGCAGTCAGCAGACGGCTATGATGATTTCCTTAGGAGGATTGCTGATGCCTACCGTTTTGCTGTCTGGGTTTATTTTTCCACTGTCCAGTATGCCCTGGCCACTGCGCTGGATCGCGAATTTGATACCTGCCAAATGGTTTATCCTTATCCTGAAAGATATTATGTTAAAGGGAAGTGGCTGGCGGCAGGTATGGGAGGAAACACTCATACTGCTCGTAATGACTACTCTATTTACAGGCCTCAGTATTCAAAAATTTAAAATCCGTCTGGACAAATGA
- a CDS encoding TolC family protein, translating to MVKTKFFLWIFFMAFAISSFSQERAGQLSLEACFSLAKAHYPILQQDSGLQRQLFLSLKNLQSQRLPDFSLTVSGSYQSDVTQLPITIPGIEIPTIGKDQYKALLDVRQLIYDGGRIKKSQELQQTQTALLQQEQAITFHQLKSQLTLWYEHLLTIQATIQALRIKEADLTKQLQKTKVAIENGVSLPTRAEELQVALLQTGQQVTDQQAIYHAEMQVLSLVTGKTFQDSTQLVIPAIDNAPVEQQIERPELQGYLLRHKLLTQQSSLLDAKNVPKIQLFAQSGYGRPALNMLKNDFDWFYIAGVRLNWSLWDWHRKKRTQESLEIDSHRVTLQKDNFLLNTQLELNRQIARIESLESRVYTDEKIVELQMKISKTAAVQLQQGTLTPTEYLIQLNKAVAAQIAKQTHHIELQFAKYNYQLLKSN from the coding sequence ATGGTCAAAACAAAATTCTTTCTATGGATATTTTTCATGGCATTTGCCATAAGCAGTTTTAGTCAGGAGAGAGCGGGCCAGCTAAGCCTGGAAGCCTGCTTTTCACTTGCTAAGGCTCATTATCCTATTTTACAACAAGACAGTGGATTGCAAAGACAACTTTTTCTGTCCCTGAAAAATCTTCAAAGCCAGCGCTTACCGGATTTCTCATTGACTGTAAGCGGGTCTTATCAATCTGATGTTACTCAGCTCCCGATAACTATACCAGGTATTGAGATACCTACCATCGGTAAAGATCAATACAAGGCACTCCTGGATGTCCGGCAATTAATATATGATGGCGGTCGCATCAAAAAAAGTCAGGAATTGCAGCAGACGCAGACGGCACTTTTGCAACAGGAGCAAGCAATCACCTTCCACCAATTAAAGAGTCAGCTGACCTTATGGTATGAACATCTCCTTACGATCCAGGCAACTATCCAGGCGTTACGGATTAAAGAAGCTGACCTGACAAAACAGCTTCAGAAAACAAAAGTTGCTATTGAAAACGGTGTAAGTTTACCTACAAGGGCAGAGGAACTGCAGGTTGCACTGCTGCAAACCGGCCAACAAGTCACGGACCAACAGGCGATCTACCATGCAGAAATGCAGGTGTTATCTTTAGTCACCGGTAAAACATTTCAGGACTCCACCCAATTGGTTATTCCGGCAATAGATAATGCACCTGTCGAGCAACAAATTGAACGTCCCGAATTACAAGGCTATTTACTCCGGCATAAACTCCTGACACAGCAATCCTCACTCCTTGATGCGAAGAATGTTCCGAAAATACAGCTTTTTGCGCAGAGCGGTTATGGCAGGCCGGCACTCAATATGCTTAAAAATGATTTTGACTGGTTCTATATAGCAGGTGTCCGACTGAACTGGTCTCTTTGGGACTGGCACCGCAAAAAAAGAACCCAGGAATCACTAGAAATCGACAGTCACCGGGTCACCCTCCAAAAAGACAATTTTTTGCTTAATACCCAGTTGGAACTCAATAGGCAAATTGCCCGGATCGAGTCTCTGGAAAGCCGCGTCTACACCGATGAAAAAATTGTCGAACTCCAGATGAAAATAAGTAAAACGGCAGCAGTGCAGCTTCAGCAAGGTACCCTGACGCCAACAGAATATCTTATTCAGCTCAATAAAGCCGTGGCAGCACAAATTGCCAAACAAACTCATCATATCGAGCTTCAATTTGCCAAATATAACTATCAACTCCTAAAATCGAATTAG
- a CDS encoding ABC transporter permease produces the protein MRIIKFIIQKEFLQIFRNKGMLPIIIILPIIQLLVLGFAADYEIKNITVDVVDRDHSSWSNRLTGKLKASGYFLINNYTPSSSTALRDLESRQADLALVIPPHFERDLVRNQGQKIQLLINAITGIKAGVAAGYLQQILSEFNKEIQIEWLSQPTASPTRAVGINTTTAYWYNPYQDYKQFMVPGILVVLVTMIGAFLSAMNIVREKEIGTMEQLNVTPIKKLHFIIGKLLPFWIIGLMELTLGLLLAWWIFDLTFAGNLLIIFMFAAIYLLVMLGMGLLISTKTDTQQQAMFITWFFIVIFLLLSGLFTPIDSMPGWAKSITLFNPVGWFIKVIRMVLLKNSTWSDVQTAFYAITAFAIAVNGIALLLYKKRI, from the coding sequence ATGAGAATCATCAAATTTATTATACAAAAAGAGTTTCTGCAAATATTTCGTAATAAGGGAATGCTGCCGATCATCATTATTTTACCGATTATCCAACTTTTAGTATTGGGATTTGCAGCGGATTATGAAATCAAAAATATAACTGTCGATGTGGTGGACCGGGACCATTCCAGCTGGTCAAATCGGCTAACCGGTAAATTAAAGGCCTCCGGTTATTTCCTGATCAATAACTATACACCCTCCTCATCCACCGCCTTAAGAGATCTGGAAAGCAGGCAGGCAGACCTGGCATTAGTCATACCACCGCATTTTGAGCGGGACCTGGTACGTAATCAAGGGCAAAAAATTCAATTACTGATTAATGCCATTACCGGCATTAAGGCAGGTGTTGCCGCCGGTTATCTGCAACAAATCCTGTCCGAGTTCAATAAAGAAATTCAAATAGAGTGGTTATCGCAGCCCACCGCCTCTCCGACTCGGGCGGTCGGTATAAATACCACAACTGCCTACTGGTATAATCCTTACCAGGATTATAAACAATTTATGGTACCCGGCATATTGGTCGTACTGGTGACCATGATCGGTGCCTTTCTTTCTGCGATGAACATTGTCAGAGAAAAAGAAATCGGCACCATGGAACAACTGAATGTAACGCCCATAAAAAAACTTCATTTTATCATCGGCAAACTCCTTCCTTTCTGGATCATTGGACTGATGGAACTGACACTCGGATTACTGTTGGCCTGGTGGATTTTTGATTTAACCTTTGCGGGCAACCTGTTGATTATTTTTATGTTTGCAGCGATCTATTTATTGGTCATGCTTGGAATGGGCCTGCTCATTTCAACCAAAACAGATACGCAGCAACAGGCAATGTTCATTACCTGGTTTTTTATTGTCATATTCTTATTGCTCAGCGGACTGTTTACACCCATTGACAGTATGCCTGGCTGGGCAAAATCCATCACACTGTTCAATCCCGTAGGCTGGTTTATTAAAGTAATTCGTATGGTTTTATTAAAAAACAGCACCTGGAGCGATGTACAGACAGCCTTCTATGCCATCACTGCATTTGCTATTGCCGTTAATGGCATTGCCCTGCTTTTGTATAAAAAAAGAATATGA
- a CDS encoding HlyD family secretion protein, which translates to MNRLTILIIIMISSTFCSCTADKEHADAYGTFETTETLVAAKGNGTLESFKVEEGQKLTAGIMVGCIDTTDLHIKAGQIEAQIVALHNSLPESAIQLQVIQQELGHARHEQQRVAGLIQGQAATQQQKDNIDANVRLLEKKYASLQSTLSVQTASILGKITPLEWQLRQIVVDIDRSKVISPVNGIVLTKFVEPGEVVGYGKPLFSVGNLDQMILRAYVSGDQLSQIALGDTVQVATDRAKGQYDHWKGIITWIADKAEFTPKQIQTKDLRADLVYAVKIRVANQKGILKIGMPGEVVF; encoded by the coding sequence ATGAACAGGCTGACGATTCTCATAATTATTATGATAAGCAGTACCTTTTGCTCCTGCACAGCAGATAAAGAACACGCCGATGCCTATGGAACTTTTGAAACAACTGAAACATTAGTTGCGGCAAAAGGCAACGGCACCCTGGAAAGTTTTAAAGTAGAAGAAGGACAGAAATTAACAGCCGGTATCATGGTGGGCTGTATTGATACGACAGATTTGCATATAAAGGCCGGTCAGATTGAAGCCCAGATAGTGGCGCTGCATAATAGTCTACCCGAAAGCGCGATACAGTTGCAAGTCATACAACAAGAACTCGGCCATGCCAGGCATGAACAACAAAGGGTTGCGGGATTAATCCAGGGGCAGGCTGCAACCCAGCAACAAAAAGACAACATAGATGCCAACGTACGGCTATTGGAGAAAAAGTACGCCTCTTTGCAGTCTACTTTGTCCGTTCAAACCGCGTCCATTTTAGGAAAGATCACTCCCCTAGAATGGCAGCTCAGACAAATAGTGGTAGATATCGATCGAAGTAAAGTTATCAGCCCGGTAAATGGCATTGTGCTTACCAAATTTGTAGAACCTGGTGAGGTTGTCGGTTATGGAAAGCCATTATTTTCTGTAGGAAATCTGGACCAAATGATACTCAGGGCATATGTCAGCGGAGATCAGTTAAGTCAGATTGCACTGGGTGATACGGTACAGGTAGCCACAGATCGAGCCAAGGGCCAATATGATCACTGGAAAGGTATCATTACATGGATTGCGGACAAAGCTGAATTCACGCCGAAACAGATTCAAACCAAAGATCTGAGGGCTGATCTGGTTTACGCCGTCAAAATACGCGTTGCCAATCAAAAAGGAATACTTAAAATTGGCATGCCGGGAGAAGTCGTTTTCTGA